In the Manis javanica isolate MJ-LG chromosome 12, MJ_LKY, whole genome shotgun sequence genome, one interval contains:
- the LOC140845208 gene encoding uncharacterized protein has translation MLVLPAPLPLLPPPPVLPLLLLLPHDSGFLHLSRPQLQTLEVRNMPFRLGYWFT, from the coding sequence ATGCTGGTGCTCCCGGCGCCGCTGCCGctcctgccgccgccgcccgtCCTGCCTCTGCTCTTACTTCTCCCGCATGACAGTGGTTTTCTCCACCTAAGCAGACCCCAGCTTCAGACGCTCGAGGTGAGAAACATGCCTTTCCGTTTGGGCTACTGGTTTACTTAA